The Myotis daubentonii chromosome 9, mMyoDau2.1, whole genome shotgun sequence genome has a segment encoding these proteins:
- the COMMD9 gene encoding COMM domain-containing protein 9 isoform X2, producing MAALTADNFGALQSLLKASSKDVVRQLCQESFSSSALGSKELLDITCSSLSVTQEEAEQLLQALHRLTRLAAFRDLSSAEAVLALFPANFHQNLKNLLTKIILENISTWRAEAQADLISLPRLVDLDWRVDIKTASDSISRMVVPTCLLQMKIKEDPRLCRDSPSVSAVTMELSKETLDTMLDGLGRIRDQLSAVANK from the exons ATGGCTGCGTTGACGGCGGACAACTTTGGGGCGCTCCAGAGCCTGTTGAAG GCTTCCTCAAAAGATGTTGTCAGACAGCTGTGCCAAGAGAGCTTCTCCAGTTCAGCCCTCGGCTCGAAAGAACTCTTGGATATCACGTGTTCCAGCTTGTCTGTGActcaggaggaggcagagcaA ctgctccaggccctgcACCGCCTCACCAGGCTGGCGGCGTTCCGGGACCTGTCCTCCGCCGAGGCCGTGCTGGCTCTCTTTCCTGCCAATTTCCACCAGAACCTCAAAAACCTGCTGACAAAAATCATCCTAGAAAACAT ATCTACGTGGAGAGCAGAAGCCCAAGCTGACCTGA tCTCTCTTCCACGCCTGGTGGACCTGGACTGGAGAGTGGACATCAAAACCGCCTCCGACAGCATCAGCCGCATGGTGgtccccacctgcctgctccAGATGAAG ATCAAGGAAGATCCCAGGCTGTGCAGGGACAGCCCCTCCGTCTCAGCTGTCACCATGGAGCTGAGCAAGGAAACGCTGGACACTATGTTAGACGGGCTGGGCCGCATCCGGGACCAGCTTTCTGCCGTGGCCAACAAATGA
- the COMMD9 gene encoding COMM domain-containing protein 9 isoform X1, with protein sequence MRSTAGLSSPHPLSESSWASSKDVVRQLCQESFSSSALGSKELLDITCSSLSVTQEEAEQLLQALHRLTRLAAFRDLSSAEAVLALFPANFHQNLKNLLTKIILENISTWRAEAQADLISLPRLVDLDWRVDIKTASDSISRMVVPTCLLQMKIKEDPRLCRDSPSVSAVTMELSKETLDTMLDGLGRIRDQLSAVANK encoded by the exons ATGAGGTCCACAGCGGGTCTGTCTTCTCCGCACCCCCTTTCAGAGTCGTCTTGG GCTTCCTCAAAAGATGTTGTCAGACAGCTGTGCCAAGAGAGCTTCTCCAGTTCAGCCCTCGGCTCGAAAGAACTCTTGGATATCACGTGTTCCAGCTTGTCTGTGActcaggaggaggcagagcaA ctgctccaggccctgcACCGCCTCACCAGGCTGGCGGCGTTCCGGGACCTGTCCTCCGCCGAGGCCGTGCTGGCTCTCTTTCCTGCCAATTTCCACCAGAACCTCAAAAACCTGCTGACAAAAATCATCCTAGAAAACAT ATCTACGTGGAGAGCAGAAGCCCAAGCTGACCTGA tCTCTCTTCCACGCCTGGTGGACCTGGACTGGAGAGTGGACATCAAAACCGCCTCCGACAGCATCAGCCGCATGGTGgtccccacctgcctgctccAGATGAAG ATCAAGGAAGATCCCAGGCTGTGCAGGGACAGCCCCTCCGTCTCAGCTGTCACCATGGAGCTGAGCAAGGAAACGCTGGACACTATGTTAGACGGGCTGGGCCGCATCCGGGACCAGCTTTCTGCCGTGGCCAACAAATGA